The Thermoanaerobaculales bacterium genome segment CGGCCTCCGCGAGCTGCCTGGAGGCCGCCTCGAGGTCGATCTCGGCCGGCAGCTCGGCAACCCGCGCCAGCACGGTGACGCGGTCGGGCAGCACCTCGGCGAAGCCGCCCTGGAGCGCGAGCCGGTGCTCGACGCCGTCCTTGGTGTAGGCGAGCGGGCCGGTGCCGAGCGCGGTCAGCAGCGGGGTGTGGCCGGGCAACACGCCGAGCTCGCCGAGCAGGCCCGGGATCCGCACCTCGACCACCTCCTCGGACAGCACCCGGCGCTCGGGGGTGACGAGCTCGAGCAGCAGGCGATCGGCCACCTCAGGGCTCCGCCTTCATCCGCTCGGCCTTTTCGATCGCCTCCTCGATGGCGCCGACGTACAGGAAGGCCTGCTCGGGCAGCTCGTCGAGCTCGCCCTGGCAGAGCATCTTGAAGCCGCGGATGGTGTCCGCGACCTTGACGTAGCGGCCGGGGATGCCGATGAACTTCTCGCCGACGTGGAAGGGCTGCGACAGGAAGCGCTGGATCTTGCGGGCGCGGGCCACCGTCAGCTTGTCCTCGTCGGACAGCTCGTCGATGCCAAGGATCGCGATGATGTCCTGCAAGTCCTTGTAGCGCTGCAGGATGCGCTGCACCTCGCGGGCCACCATGTAGTGCTCCTCGCCGACGATCGCCGGATCGAGGATGCGCGAGGTCGAGGCCAGCGGGTCGACCGCCGGGAAGATGCCGAGCTCGACGATCTGGCGCGACAGCACGGTGGTGGCGTCGAGGTGGGCAAAGGCGGCGGCGGGGGCCGGGTCAGTGAGGTCGTCGGCGGGCACGTAGATCGCCTGCACCGAGGTGATGGATCCCTTCTTGGTCGAGGTGATGCGCTCCTGGAGCTCGCCCATCTCGGTCGCCAGGTTGGGCTGGTAACCGACCGCGGACGGCATCCGGCCGAGCAGCGCCGAGACCTCGGAGCCGGCCTGGGTGAAGCGGAAGATGTTGTCGATGAACAGCAGGACGTCCTGGCCTTCGGCGTCCCGGAAGTGCTCGGCGACGGTCAGGCCGGACAGGCCGACCCGCAGGCGGGCGCCCGGCGGCTCGGTCATCTGGCCGTAGATCAGCGATGCCTTGGAGTTCTCCCAGCTTGACGGGTCGATGACGCCGGCCTCGGTCATCTCGAGCCAGAGGTCGTTGCCCTCGCGGGTCCGCTCGCCGACCCCCGAGAACACCGAGTAGCCGCCGTGCTGCAGGGCGACGTTGTTGATCAGCTCCATGATGATGACGGTCTTGCCGACGCCGGCGCCGCCGAAAAGGCCAGTCTTGCCCCCCTTGATGTAGGGCTCGAGCAGGTCGATCACCTTGATGCCGGTCTCGAACATCTCGGCCTCGGTCGACTGCTCGTCGAGCGACGGCGCCAGCCGGTGGATCGGCAGCCGCTGCTCGGCGTCGACCGGGCCGCGCTCGTCGACCGGATTGCCGAGCACGTCGATCACCCGGCCGAGGGTCTTCCTGCCCACCGGCACCGAGATCGGGCCGCCGAGGTCGACCGCCCTCATGCCGCGGACGATGCCGTCGGTGGGCTGCATGGCGACGCAGCGCGCCCGGCTCTCGCCGAGGTGCTGGGCAACCTCGGCGGTGACGTCGATCGGCGCCACGCTCCGCGACCCGTCGTCGACGATCTTGACCGCGTTGTAGATCGGCGGCAGGTGCTGGTCCGGGAACTCGACGTCCACCACCGGACCGATCACCTGCGCAACACGCCCTTCGACCTGCTTGGCCATCGCACGCTCTCCCTAGTCCGCCAGCGCCTGGGCGCCGGCCACGATCTCGAGCAGCTCCTTGGTGATGCCCGCCTGCCGGGTGCGGTTGTAGAGCAGGGTCAGGCTGTCGATCATGTCTCCTGCGTTCTTGGTTGCAGCGTCCATCGAGGTCATCCGCGCCGCCTGCTCGGCCGCAGCCGAGTCGAAAAGGCAACGCTGCACCTGGGCCTCGACGTGGCGCGGCAGCAGCGACGCGAGCAGTGTCGCGGCGTCCGGCTCGTACAGGTAGTCGACCGGCGGGCCTGCGGCCGGCGCCTCGGCGTCGGCCTTCGGCGGTGAGACCGGCAGCAGCCGCTCGAGCGTGATGTCCTGCCGGATCAGGCTCGCGAACCGGTTGTAGAGCAGCCAGACCTGGTCGACCCGGCCCGAGGTGAAGGCCTCGGTGAACATCGCGCCCAGCCGCGGCCCGACGTCGGCGGAGAGCCTCGACATCGTGTCGCGCTCGGCGTGCACCAGTGGCCAGCCGCGACGCTTGAAGAAGTCCGCGGCGCGGCGGCCGATCGCCACCAACTCCACGCTCTCCGAAAGTCCGGTCCGCTGCAGGACCTTGCTCGCCTCGCGCAGCAGGTTGGCGTTGAACGAACCGCACAGGCCCTTGTCCGAGCTGACCACCACCAGCCACGCCCGCTTCCCCGGGCGGCTCTCGAGCAGCGGATGGCTGTGCTCGGTCCTGGCGGCGAGCGAGCCGAGCACCCGCGCCATGGTGTCGGCGTAGGGGCGCGCCTGGGTGATCGCGGCCTGGGCGCGTCGCAGCTTGGCGGTCGCGACCATCTTCATGGCCTTGGTGATCTGCTGGGTGCCGCGCACCGAGCGGATCCGCCGCCGCAGGTCCCTACTGCTCGGCACGGGCGGCCTCCGGGTGCTCCTTCAAGAACAGATCGACCGCGGTGCGGATCAAAGCCGCCAGCTTGTCGGCGTTGTCGTCGCTGAGCTCGCGGGTCGCCGCGATCGCCTTCAGGACCTCGCTCCCCTGCTCGCGCGCGTAGCGGTGAAGGTAGAGCTCGAAGGCGCGGACCGCCGACACCTTGAGGCCGTCGAGGTGTCCCTTGGTGCCGGCGAAGATGGAGACGATCTGGAGCTCGACCGGGACCGGCGCGTACTGCCCCTGCTTGAGCATCTCCATCAGCCGCTCGCCGCGCGCGAGCTGGCGCTGGGTGGCCTTGTCGAGGTCGGAGCCGAACTGCGCGAAGGCCGCGAGCTCGCGGTACTGGGCGAGGTCGAGCCGCAGCGAGCCGGCGATCTTCTTCATCGCCTTGATCTGGGCGTTGCCGCCCACCCGGCTCACTGACAGGCCGACGTTGACGGCCGGCCGCTGGCCGGCGTAGAAAAGATCGGTCTCGAGGTAGATCTGGCCATCGGTGATCGAGATGACGTTGGTCGGGATGTAGGCCGAGACGTCGCCCATCTGGGTCTCGATCACCGGCAGCGCGGTCAGGCTGCCGCCGCCGTCCTCGTCGCGCAGCTTGGCCGCGCGCTCGAGCAGTCGCGAGTGCAGGTAGAACACGTCGCCTGGATACGCCTCGCGGCCGGGCGGACGCCGCAGCAGCAGCGAGATCTCGCGGTAGGCCTGCGCGTGCTTGGTGAGATCGTCGTAGAAGCAGACCGCGTGCTGGCCGTTGTAGAGGAAGTACTCGCCGACCGCGCAGCCGGCGTACGGCGCCAGGTACTGCAGCGGCGCCGGCTCCGAGGCGGTCGCCGACACCACCACCGTGTGGTCCATGGCGCCGTGCTTCTCCAGCGTCGCCACCACCTGCGCCACCGTCGACCCCTTCTGGCCGATCGCGACGTAGACGCAGACGTTGCCGGTCCCCTTCTGATTGATGATCGAGTCCAGGATGATCGCCGTCTTGCCGGTCTGGCGGTCGCCGATGATCAGCTCGCGCTGGCCGCGGCCGATCGGGATCATCGAGTCGATGGCGGTGATGCCGGTCTGCATCGGCTCCTTCACGGGCTGCCGATAGACCACGCCGGGCGCGGTGCGCTCGAGCGGGTAGCGCTCGCTGGATTCGATCGGGCCCTTGCCGTCGAGCGGCCGGCCGAGCGGGTCGATCACCCGCCCGACCAGGCCGGGGCCGACCGGGATGTCCAGGATCCGGCCCGTGCGCTTGACCTGGTCGCCCTCGCGGATCGCGTGCACCTCGCCCATCAGCACGCAGCCGACGTTGTCGTCCTCGAGGTTGAGCGCGAGGCCGAAGACGTCGTGCGGCAGCTCGAGGAGCTCGCCGGCCATCGCGCCGTCGAGGCCGTAGACGCGCGCGATGCCGTCGCCCACCGAGATGACCGTCCCCACCTCGGCCATGTCGATGGTGGTCTCGTGTCCCTCGATCTGACGGCGAATGATGTCGACGATCTCGGCGGCCTTGATCTGCATCGGTCTACTCCGTGATGGTCTGTCGGGTCAGCCGGTCGACCTGGCCGACGAGCGATCCGTCGTACAGCTTCGAGCCCACCTGGGCGCGGAAGCCCGCCAGCAGCTCGGGCCTGCTGATGAACTCGGCGGCGATCTCGATCCCCAGCACCTCGGCGAGCGCGCGCGCGATCTGCCGTTGCTGCTCGGCCGGGAGCTCGCCGGCGACCTCGATCCTGGCCCGCTGCCTCCCCTGGGCACGGTCCACCAGCTCGCGGTAGGCGGTGGCGATGTCGCGCATGTGCTCCATGCGGTAGTGCTGCTGGACCACCTGCACGAAACGACGCGACGGCTCGGTGATGGCCAGCGAGTCCAGCACCGCCTCGAGGATGTCGGTCTTGGTCTGGACCGACACCATCGGCGTGGTGAGGACGCGCAGGAGCTCGGGAACGGCCTCGATGGCCTCGGCCACCCGCGCGAGCTCTTCGATCGGCCCCTCGACCCGCTGCGGGTCCTGGCCGTTGACGACCTCGTACAGGG includes the following:
- the atpA gene encoding F0F1 ATP synthase subunit alpha, producing MQIKAAEIVDIIRRQIEGHETTIDMAEVGTVISVGDGIARVYGLDGAMAGELLELPHDVFGLALNLEDDNVGCVLMGEVHAIREGDQVKRTGRILDIPVGPGLVGRVIDPLGRPLDGKGPIESSERYPLERTAPGVVYRQPVKEPMQTGITAIDSMIPIGRGQRELIIGDRQTGKTAIILDSIINQKGTGNVCVYVAIGQKGSTVAQVVATLEKHGAMDHTVVVSATASEPAPLQYLAPYAGCAVGEYFLYNGQHAVCFYDDLTKHAQAYREISLLLRRPPGREAYPGDVFYLHSRLLERAAKLRDEDGGGSLTALPVIETQMGDVSAYIPTNVISITDGQIYLETDLFYAGQRPAVNVGLSVSRVGGNAQIKAMKKIAGSLRLDLAQYRELAAFAQFGSDLDKATQRQLARGERLMEMLKQGQYAPVPVELQIVSIFAGTKGHLDGLKVSAVRAFELYLHRYAREQGSEVLKAIAATRELSDDNADKLAALIRTAVDLFLKEHPEAARAEQ
- the atpD gene encoding F0F1 ATP synthase subunit beta, whose translation is MAKQVEGRVAQVIGPVVDVEFPDQHLPPIYNAVKIVDDGSRSVAPIDVTAEVAQHLGESRARCVAMQPTDGIVRGMRAVDLGGPISVPVGRKTLGRVIDVLGNPVDERGPVDAEQRLPIHRLAPSLDEQSTEAEMFETGIKVIDLLEPYIKGGKTGLFGGAGVGKTVIIMELINNVALQHGGYSVFSGVGERTREGNDLWLEMTEAGVIDPSSWENSKASLIYGQMTEPPGARLRVGLSGLTVAEHFRDAEGQDVLLFIDNIFRFTQAGSEVSALLGRMPSAVGYQPNLATEMGELQERITSTKKGSITSVQAIYVPADDLTDPAPAAAFAHLDATTVLSRQIVELGIFPAVDPLASTSRILDPAIVGEEHYMVAREVQRILQRYKDLQDIIAILGIDELSDEDKLTVARARKIQRFLSQPFHVGEKFIGIPGRYVKVADTIRGFKMLCQGELDELPEQAFLYVGAIEEAIEKAERMKAEP
- the atpG gene encoding ATP synthase F1 subunit gamma, whose amino-acid sequence is MPSSRDLRRRIRSVRGTQQITKAMKMVATAKLRRAQAAITQARPYADTMARVLGSLAARTEHSHPLLESRPGKRAWLVVVSSDKGLCGSFNANLLREASKVLQRTGLSESVELVAIGRRAADFFKRRGWPLVHAERDTMSRLSADVGPRLGAMFTEAFTSGRVDQVWLLYNRFASLIRQDITLERLLPVSPPKADAEAPAAGPPVDYLYEPDAATLLASLLPRHVEAQVQRCLFDSAAAEQAARMTSMDAATKNAGDMIDSLTLLYNRTRQAGITKELLEIVAGAQALAD
- the atpH gene encoding ATP synthase F1 subunit delta, with translation MARFRALPYAKALYEVVNGQDPQRVEGPIEELARVAEAIEAVPELLRVLTTPMVSVQTKTDILEAVLDSLAITEPSRRFVQVVQQHYRMEHMRDIATAYRELVDRAQGRQRARIEVAGELPAEQQRQIARALAEVLGIEIAAEFISRPELLAGFRAQVGSKLYDGSLVGQVDRLTRQTITE
- a CDS encoding F0F1 ATP synthase subunit epsilon, with translation MADRLLLELVTPERRVLSEEVVEVRIPGLLGELGVLPGHTPLLTALGTGPLAYTKDGVEHRLALQGGFAEVLPDRVTVLARVAELPAEIDLEAASRQLAEAESRLPSAAAEEIDDLTDSVRLAATRLDVGGGAN